CACAGCGGCGCCACCACGATGGCCGCGGTGCCGTACACCTTCGACCTGCTCGACCGGCACGGCACGCAGGTACTCGCGGCGCCGTCACTGCGCCAGGTGACCTGTGCGGGCGGACGCCTGCCAGCGCCCACCGCGCGACGGTACGCCGAGCTCGGGCGCCGGCACGGCTTCGATCTGGTCCTGATGTACGGCGCCACCGAAGCGACCGCGCGGATGGCGGTGCTCCCGCCGCACCTCACGGCGTCGAACCCCGGCACGGTCGGTCGCGCCATCCCCGGGGGCGCGTTTCGACTCGACGACGTCGGCGACGACGGTGTGGGAGACCTCGTCTACTCCGGGCCGAACCTGATGCTCGGCTACGCCGAGCATCCGGCGGATCTGGCCCGCGGTCGCGACCTGACCGAATGGCGGACCGGGGATCGAGCCCGGCTCACCGTCGAGGGCCTCCTCGAGATCGTGGGCCGACGCGCGCAGATCACCAAGGTCCACGGGCTGCGAGTCGACCTGGCCGACGTCGATCGCGCCCTGGAGGAGGCCGGCCTCGAAGGTGTATCGGTTGCGCTCGACGACGCCCTCGGGGTCGCGGTGGTCGGCGTCGCGGCTCCGGTGGCGACCGCCGTCGCCTCGGCGAGCACCGGACTCCCGCCCGCGTCCCTTCGGGTCGCCGTGCTCCCCGCTCTCCCGCGTCTGGACAACGGCAAGCTCGACCGCACGGCCACGACCCGAGCCGTGCTCGCGGCGGACGTCGCCAGGCCTGCCCCGGAGACGCCCAGTGAGGAGCAGCTGCGCCGCAGGTACGAGGCGCTGATCGGTGTGCCGGTCCGGGCGGACCAGTCGTTCGCCGACGTGGGCGGCGACTCACTGGCCTACGTCGCGGTATCGGTCGCCGTCGAGGAAACCCTGGGCCACCTGCCGCGGGATTGGCACCGTACGTCGGTCACCGACCTGGCCGCCGCGCTGCCGCCCGGCAAGCCGTCCGCGGCACCGACGCGATTGACACGGCAGGTGGAGACGAGCGTGGTGGTGCGCGCGCTCGCCATCCTCGTCGTGGTCGCCTCGCACGTCGGGATGGTCGATATTCGCGGCGGCGCCCATCTGCTGCTCGCGCTGGTGGGGTTCAACCTTGCACGCTTCCACCTCAGCGTCGCCGATCCGGCGTTGCGGCTGCGCCGGATGCTGCGCAGTACCGGCGAGATCCTCGTCCCGTCGTTCGTGCTGCTGGCAGCGCTCGCGCTGAGCCCCTTCTACGAGTGGTACGTGCTCGGGGCGACGTCCTGGGTGATCCCGACGACCGAGGCCCCGGAGTGGCGCTTCTGGTTCGTCGAGGCATTGGTGTGGGTCCTGCCACTGGTCGCCGTCGTGCTGCGGATCCCCTGGGTGGAGTCGCTACGCCGCGGCTCGCCGTGGCTGCTGCCGGCGGCCGCGACCTGCGCGGTCTGGGTGGCGTCCCAGCACCTGCTCCCCGACGCCCGTCCGGCGTCGCTGTTCTCCCCCCTCGCCGCGGCGTGGGTCGTGCTCCTGGGCTGGACCGCGGCG
This genomic window from Actinomycetota bacterium contains:
- a CDS encoding AMP-dependent synthetase, yielding MVTPASLVAFDRPVLPAAEPDFVAGLRSFGDRTALVAGDVQLTYRELDAAVDDAAARLDGPRRLVAILARRRIDDVVHYLGALRAGLPVLLVPRCRPDAALARYAPDVIVRDGQIVADTRPVLDRDLHSDLAVLLSTSGTTGSPRVVRLSLANLESNAAAVVATLGLTDADRAVTTLEFTYSYGLSVLHSHLAAGAGLVLTELSVTDSAFEDVVRHSGATTMAAVPYTFDLLDRHGTQVLAAPSLRQVTCAGGRLPAPTARRYAELGRRHGFDLVLMYGATEATARMAVLPPHLTASNPGTVGRAIPGGAFRLDDVGDDGVGDLVYSGPNLMLGYAEHPADLARGRDLTEWRTGDRARLTVEGLLEIVGRRAQITKVHGLRVDLADVDRALEEAGLEGVSVALDDALGVAVVGVAAPVATAVASASTGLPPASLRVAVLPALPRLDNGKLDRTATTRAVLAADVARPAPETPSEEQLRRRYEALIGVPVRADQSFADVGGDSLAYVAVSVAVEETLGHLPRDWHRTSVTDLAAALPPGKPSAAPTRLTRQVETSVVVRALAILVVVASHVGMVDIRGGAHLLLALVGFNLARFHLSVADPALRLRRMLRSTGEILVPSFVLLAALALSPFYEWYVLGATSWVIPTTEAPEWRFWFVEALVWVLPLVAVVLRIPWVESLRRGSPWLLPAAATCAVWVASQHLLPDARPASLFSPLAAAWVVLLGWTAAEAHTRRLKLATSLLVVVTVVPSFDASRQWVIPLGLLAILWLPSLRLPSALVPPILRVAQASLYIYLVHWLVLGVLDYGWTALIVSLAAGIVTFHAVRRLQPGVLGMITGAVKAGRRYLSRRAAPLSAVTPKLPAVPARRARPEADRGQRTPVPGAGSAAR